From a single Rosa rugosa chromosome 7, drRosRugo1.1, whole genome shotgun sequence genomic region:
- the LOC133720766 gene encoding uncharacterized protein LOC133720766 yields MNLPLGLHQIENLNGSNFKQWKRDIELHLGMIDFDHVLKEDPPAEPTPTTSKEVKDKYHQWHKHNRLTLVILKKFMTDAVRGGIPESEYAREYFKNVEEKFKVSDKAEIGNLMNTLITMKFDGVGSIREYIMKGIDVAAKLKVLNVSIEDTFLVHLLLHSLPQQYSQMQSNYNTQKESWSVNELISICVQEEDIVKKGKSIGVNLVSTPQFKKKFSYRPNQSGTSSSKVSQGTSQGSSNFKNFKNGFVKCFFCRKPSHVKKDCKGFKDWLIKKGISKKEDTK; encoded by the exons ATGAACCTCCCCTTAGGACTACATCAAATTGAAAACCTAAATGGATCAAACTTTAAACAATGGAAGCGAGATATAGAGCTGCATCTAGGAATGATAGATTTTGACCATGTCCTTAAGGAAGATCCACCAGCTGAACCAACACCAACTACCAGTAAAGAAGTGAAAGATAAGTACCATCAATGGCACAAACACAACAGATTGACCCTAGTAATCCTGAAGAAATTTATGACAGATGCTGTGAGAGGTGGTATACCTGAGTCTGAGTATGCTAGGGAATACTTCAAAAACGTAGAAGAAAAATTCAAAGTGTCAGATAAAGCTGAAATTGGAAACTTGATGAATACTCTCATTACCATGAAGTTTGACGGAGTTGGAAGCATTAGAGAATATATAATGAAGGGTATTGATGTAGCTGCAAAACTCAAGGTCCTAAATGTCAGTATTGAAGACACCTTCTTGGTACACTTGCTTTTGCATTCTCTACCTCAACAATATAGTCAGATGCAGTCAAATTATAATACACAGAAGGAGAGTTGGAGTGTAAATGAATTGATTTCAATATGTGTCCAAGAAGAGGACATAGTTAAGAAGGGAAAGAGCATTGGAGTGAATCTTGTCAGCACGCCTCAATTTAAAAAGAAATTCAGCTATAGGCCAAACCAATCTGGTACCTCATCTTCCAAAGTTTCTCAGGGAACTTCTCAGGGATCTAGCAACtttaaaaattttaagaatGGTTTTGTGAAGTGTTTTTTCTGCCGAAAGCCTAGTCATGTCAAAAAGGATTGCAAAGGTTTTAAAGACTGGCTCATAAAGAAAG GGATATCTAAGAAAGAGGATACCAAATAA